CGGTCCCCGACCCGAGCGCCGCCGGAGACCTGCTGGCACTGGCCGAATTCGTCACCCGCAGGACCAGCTGACCCGCTCCTGGCGACCGCCGACGCCTTCTCAACTCTAGTATTCAGGAGGTCGGTTGGACGGAAACAGCACGGAAGGGCGGTAGCCGCTCATGGGCATACGGATTCAGCGGGCGGAGCAGCACGACCGGGAGCTGGTCGTCTCGGTCATGGAAGAGGCGTTCCACCACGACCCGGTCAGCAGCTGGGTGTTCCCCGACGAGGCCCACCGTCGTACGGTCCACGGCAGGTTCCTCGGCGTCTTCGTCGACATCGCCCTCGCCGAGGGCCGTATCGACATCGCCGAGGGCGGCGCCGCGGTGGCCCTCTGGCTGCCGGTGTCCGCCGGGGCCTCCGAGACGGCGGACACCACGCCCGCCCTGATGCGGCGGATCGCCGACCCCGACAACGAGCGCTGCGAACTCGTGGGCAGGCTCACCGGGGCCGTTCACCCGCACGACCGCGCGCACGCCTATCTGCTGATGATCGGCGTCTCCCCCGACCGCCAGGGAGAGGGCATCGGCGCGGAGCTGATCGGAGTGGAGCTGGAGCGCTGCGACCGGGAGGGGCTGCCCGCCTATCTGGAGGCGAGCAGCGCCCGGAGCCGGGCGCTGTACGAGCGGCTCGGATTCCGCTTCCTCGGCCGCTCCGTCGACCTGCCGGACGGCCCGCAGATGTACCCCATGTGGCGGGAGCCCCAAGCGGGTTGAGCTCCGGTGGAGGGTGGTACGGAGGCCGCCCGGGGCAGGGACTACAGTCCCTGCTCATGACAGATGAGTCGTGGGCCGGCTGGTACCGGGACACCAAGGGTTCCGACGCCGTCGTTCTCACCACGGACGGGCGGCAGCTCCGGATCCGGATCAGGGGGGTCGACTTCGAGGGCGAGAGCTTCGACGACCTGGAGCCGGTCGCCGGTATGCCGCCGGTGAGCGGGATGTTCGCCCTCGCGGACGGGGCGCTCACCGACTGCGTACTGGAATGGGATCTGCCGCTGCCCGTCCTCGTGGCGGGCGCGCTCCGCCACGCCACGCTCAGCTGCCTGCTCTCCCTGCGCCGCGTCGACCCGGACCTCCACCTCGCCCTCCACCTGGACGGCGCGGTGTACGAATCGGCCCGTGCCGAGCGCGACTTCAACGCCGCCCTGACCGCCGTCCAGCGGATCCTCCCGGACGGCGTCCGGATCCAGACCTGTATCGCCTGCGCCTTCTCCGACTACTTCCCGGCCCCCGGCCGGGGCCTCTCCGGAGGGCTCGCCTGTTTCCGGGGGGCCAAGGACGCCTACCGGGGCTCGGCGGGCGAGGACGACGTGCTGGATCTCTGGGACCAGCGGTCCGGGTTCGTC
The nucleotide sequence above comes from Streptomyces sp. NBC_01116. Encoded proteins:
- a CDS encoding DUF6304 family protein; translated protein: MTDESWAGWYRDTKGSDAVVLTTDGRQLRIRIRGVDFEGESFDDLEPVAGMPPVSGMFALADGALTDCVLEWDLPLPVLVAGALRHATLSCLLSLRRVDPDLHLALHLDGAVYESARAERDFNAALTAVQRILPDGVRIQTCIACAFSDYFPAPGRGLSGGLACFRGAKDAYRGSAGEDDVLDLWDQRSGFVQEVWSCREFEVRPADGAGTGHRGAFPLELA
- a CDS encoding GNAT family N-acetyltransferase, giving the protein MGIRIQRAEQHDRELVVSVMEEAFHHDPVSSWVFPDEAHRRTVHGRFLGVFVDIALAEGRIDIAEGGAAVALWLPVSAGASETADTTPALMRRIADPDNERCELVGRLTGAVHPHDRAHAYLLMIGVSPDRQGEGIGAELIGVELERCDREGLPAYLEASSARSRALYERLGFRFLGRSVDLPDGPQMYPMWREPQAG